GAAATTGAAAAATATATTTTGGAAATGGAGGCCGGTAAAATAAATGAATAACCGGGGTGCAAGGGGGCTCCCCTTGCGCCGTTCTTTGAATGTAAATATTTTAGGAGGGATTTTATGCTGTATCCTGCTGAATTCAAGTTTAGAATGAGCATGCTTGATTCAAAGGAGATCGAAATGATTCACCAGGCAAGCTTAGAAATACTTGAAAAAACAGGGGTTTATATGCCTTTAAAAAAAGAAAGGTTGGAAGTGTTAAAAGAATATGGAGTTACCGTAAAAGAATATGATAAAAGAATATATTTTCCACCTAAGGTTGTGGAAGAAGCAATCGGTAAAGCGCCTAAAAATTACACCCTTTACGCCAGAAACCCCGAATATGACTTGCCCTTAGATGGACAGCACGGGTATTTGAGTTTGGATGGATGCGGTGTTCACGTAGTAGACCTGGAAACCGGTCAGGTGAGAAAATCTACGAGAGAAGACCTTGCCCGAGCGGCTAAAGTGGCGGATTTCCTGCCCCAAATTTCCTTTTTGTGGCCCTGTGTAAGTGCCCTCGATTGCACTCCTTCGGTGCAACCACTCTATGAACTGAAAACACTTTTTGAGAATTCCAGTAAACATATACAGGTCATGACCGCCGTAGATCCACTGAATGCAAAAGGGAGTGTAGAAATTGCAGCAAGTGTAGCAGGAGGTAAGGATGCTTTGCGGAGAAGACCAATTATCTCCAACTTTCAGTGCAGTGTAAGTCCTTTATGTTTTGAAGAAAAAAGCATGGAAGCGGCTTTCATATTTGCAGAAGCGGGAGTTCCTGTGGGTATTATGACCATGCCTATGGGAGGGGCTACAGCACCGGTAACTGTAGCGGGGAATATGGCTGTCAGTAATGCGGAAATTTTGGCAGGAATTACGGTGCTGGAACTTTTATACCCTGGAACTCCTACGTTCTACGGCTCCTGTGCTACGATGATGGATTTGAGGACCGCCCAGATAACCTGCGGTGCGCCGGAAGATTTTTTAATGCAGGCTGCTATATGTGAAATGGCGCATTATTATAAAATCCCTGCCTGTGTCGGTACCTTTGCTACCGGTGCAAAAACCTTTAGCTGGCAATCCGGTATGGAAAATTCTATTTCATGTGCGGTAAGTGTTTGGTCCGGTGCTGACATGATATGCGGTGCGGGAATGTTAAACGGTGCTACCATTTTCTCTTTTGAACAGCTGCTTATGGATTGTGAAATTTTTGAAATTATAAGACGGTTATTTTCGGGTGCCGAAGTAAATGCGGAAACCATAGGACTGGATGTAATAAATAAGGTGGGGCCTGGGAACAATTTTTTAATTCAAAAACATACCATGAAATTTGCAAGAAAAATGTGGATGCCCAGCCTGATACAGCGTAAGTCATATGAGGAATGGGTAAGAAATGGGAAACCTTCTCCCGAAGGGCTTGCAAAAGAAAAAGTGCTCACAATCCTTAATAGTCACCAACCTATACCCCCGAACAATCAGGAAGAGTTAAATGAGATAATAGATTATTATGAGCACTTGAGCAGGGCAATATAATTTCTATATTGAAAAGGAGGAAAATTTTATGGGATATGTTTATGCCGTCCTCGGAGGAGGAAGGCAGGGCACTGCTGCGGCTTACGACATGGCCAAATTCGGTGATGCGGATGCGGTGTTAATTGCGGATATATCATGGGAAAATGCGGTTAAATCCTGTGACAGGGTAAATGCTCTGCTTAATAAAAAAATAGCCCAGCCCTTTAAATTGGATGTTACGGATAGAAATAGCCTTCTGAATTTTTTAAATGAGGTGGATTCGTTTTTATCTGCAGTACCCTACTGGTACAATTTAAAGATTACCGAAGCAGCTATTGAGGCAAAAGCAAATATGTGCGACTTAGGCGGAAATACGGACTTGGTAAAAGAGCAGTTGAAATTAGACGAAAAAGCAAGAGAAGCGGGAATAGCAGTTATACCCGACTGCGGGCAGGTACCAGGCATGGGTACATCCTTAGCGGTATATGCAATGAGCCTTCTTGACAAGCCGGAAGAAGTATATATGTGGGATGGAGGAATACCTCAAAACCCCATACCACCATTTAATTATATACTCACCTTTAATATTGCGGGGTTGACCAACGAGTATTACGGAACGGCAAAATTTTTAAAGGATTATAAGGTTGTTGAAGTGCCTACCTTCAGGGAAGAAGATTACGAACTGGTAAGTTTTCCCGAACCCATTGGTGAACTAGAGGCATTTGTGACCAGCGGCGGTACGTCTACGGCTCCCTGGACCTTTGAAGGGAAAATAAAAACATTTATAAATAAAACTTTGAGACATAAAGGGCACTTCACGCAATGGAAAACTTTAATGGATTTTGGGTTCCTGGAAGAGGAACCCATAGAAATAAGGGGAGTAAGGATTTCTCCAAGAGAAGTATTGCATGCTTTGGCCGAGCCTAAATTAAAGGCCGGGGAAAAGGATAAAGATATTGTCATAGTGAGGGTCAAAGTTCTGGGAGAAAAGGACGGAAAAAAAGCCGAGGCTCTTGTAGAGGTAATTGATTATTACGATGAAGAGACGGGATTTACTGCAATGAGCAGAACCACCGGCTGGGACGGATCCATAGTCGCAATAATGAATGCAAAGGGAATTACAAAAAGAGGCGTAAATCCTGTGGAAATAGGTGTTCCAGCGGATGTTTTTGTAGAGGAACTGAAAAAAAGGGGAATAAATGTCACGGAGAAGGTGTCTTGCCTTACATAAGTTCGTTCTTAACTTTTTCAAGAGCCTGTTCTAAATCCGTTATAATATCCTCCACATCCTCGAGACCAACTGATAGCCTCACCAGGCCATCGGTAATTCCTGCCCTTAACCTTTCTTCTCTGGGAACCGGGGAATGTGTCATGGAAGCCGGATGCTGTATAAGGGAATCTACGCAACCCAGGCTTACTGCCAGTGCTATCAATTTTACATTGTTCATTAAAAGCTTTCCGGCTTCTATTCCCCCTTTTAATTCAAAACTTATCATGCCACCGAAGCCATCCATTTGCTTTTTAGCTAATTCATGCTGGGGATGGGAAAAAAGGCCGGGATAATATACTTTATCTATGATCGGATGGCCCTCCAGAAACTCTGCGACTATTTGGGCATTCCGGCAATGGCGGTCCATACGTAATCCTAAGGTTTTTATTCCTCTTAAAAGCAGCCAGGCGTCAAAGGGGCTAATAATTCCACCAATATCCTTAAGGTATGGCACCTTTATTTCAGCAATTAATTCTTTCGGACCCACGATTATACCCGCTATGACATCGCCGTTCCCACCGATGTATTTTGTAGCGCTGTGGATTACCACATCCACTCCATGCTCAATTGGTCTTTGCAAATAGGGTGTCATAAAGGTATTGTCCACAACCACTTTTGCTCCGACATTGTGGGCTATTTTTGCCGCTCCCCCGAGATCTACCAGTTTAAGTGTGGGATTGGCAGGGGTTTCTATATAAACGACTTTTGTGTTATGCTTTATAGCCCTCTCAAGATTTGAAAGCTCTGAAAGGTCAGCAAAAGTTACTTCTATTCCGTATTTAGGTAGAACATGGCTTAAAAAACTATGGGTACAACCGTACAAAGTGTCGTTTGCTATGATGTGATCACCCTGTTTTAACAATGTGAATAGAACCGTAGAAATAGCTGCCATACCGGAAGCAGTGGCTATTGCCGCTTCACCGTTTTCTAAGGCCGCCATTTTTTCTTCGAGTTCGGTAACGGTGGGATTGCCCAGTCTGGTGTATATATACCCGTGTTCTTCTCCGGCAAAGCGGCGCGCTCCCTGATCAACGTTTTCAAATACAAAAGTTGAAGTCTGGTATATGGGAGTTACGTGAGCTCCAGTAAAAGGGTCATGTTTTTGCCCCGCGTGAATGGCTTTTGTATTAAACTTCATAAAAGTCCCTCCAGGATATAGTTTTATTTTTGAATTATGGATCTGCAAAAACCGTACCTGTATCGCGGGGCTTTTATTAAAGGATAGTGGTAAGCAATTTTACCAAATAAGTGATAATGTGTGGTAAAAATATTTACCCCTGGTAAAAAAAATTACCATAAATTATTGAGAATCCTTTTTGCCGATCTTGTAAATTTTCATTTTGTTTATAATCGTAGCATGGGATACACCCAGGAGCCTGGCAGCTTCTCTTATACTTTTGGATTTAACCAGTGCATCCATTATAGCTTGTTTTTCTGCTTCTTCTACCACTTCTTTTAGTCCTCTGCAGGATTTTTGAGCATTTTTCATTCTTCCCACTGCTGTTTCGCTGAATTCATCTTCTTTTAAAATTAAGTGTTCTTCTCTAATAAACTCTTCCTCACAAAGGTTTATGGCCCTTTCTATCACGTTAGAAAGCTCCCGTACGTTGCCCGGCCAGTCATATTTCATAAGTTTTTTGATAGCCTCGGGAGTGATATCTAAAAATTTTTTTCCCGCTTTTTGGCTGAGCTTTTTAACCAGGTGTCTTGCCAAAACGGGAATATCTTCTTTTCTTTCTCTGAGGGGAGGTATGAAAATAGGAATGACGTTTAGCCTGTAATAAAGGTCTTCCCTGAATTTCCCCTCTTTCATTAATTTTTCCAGGTCCCTGTTTGTGGCTGAAATTATCCTCACATCAACAGGGATTTCTTCATTCCCTCCTACCAGCCTGATTTTTCCTTCCTGCAGCACTCGGAGGAGTTTTACTTGAAGATGGGTGGAAAGTTCTCCAATCTCGTCAAGAAAAAGCGTCCCCTTGTCAGCGTATTTAAAAAGCCCCTGCTTACCCCCTTTTTTCGCTCCGGTAAAAGCTCCTTCGTCATATCCAAAAAGTTCGCTCTCAAGGAGTGTATCGGGAATTGCAGCACAATTTACCGCTACAAAAGGCTTGTTCCTCCTTGGGCTTGCCATGTGAATTGAGCGTGCAAAAAGTTCTTTGCCTGTTCCGCTTTCTCCGCAGATCAGGACGGTGGAATTCCCTTTTGCTGCTATTTTGGCTATTTCCTTTATCTTTTTTATCTTTTCGCTTTCACCAAGAATATCGTCAAAGGTTGTCATAGCTGGCTGTGTAAAAGAATACACCAGTTCCATCACGCTTTCTATATCCTGAAGGGAAGCCACAACCCCTACCGGGTTTCCTTCTTGATCGAGAATGGGTCGGCCTGAAGTTATATAATGGCTTTTAACACTTTCACTATTCAATACTATTTCTACATTATCATAGCTTACGCCGGTTTTTAAAGTGTTTAACATTGGGATGTCGGGTGCCAATATCTCGGCAACGGGTTTTCCTATCGCATCCTGCCCTTTTATCTTTAATATTTTCTCTGCTGCCGGGTTAAGTGCCGTAATAATGCCATTTTTGTCTATGGCTATTATGCCTTCAACGGTAGCATCCAAAACAGCTTTGATTTCCTTTTCTTTTTTCTCCTGGGGCATCATCTTTATTCTTTCAACTTCCATCACATCTTTTTCCTTCATCAATTCATTTTTTAAAAAATCAAAAGAAAACCCTTTTAAATTTTCAATTTTTATGCATGCATAACCGGGGCCCACTTCCATGGATTTTAAATTTATATTGTATTTGAATAAAATTTTTAAAATATCCAAAGCCATTCCCACTCTGTCCCGGGTTTTAACCAAAAAACAAATCGATTCGTTCATATACATCACCTATTTAATTTTATAAAAATTTATAAAAAATTTCTATAAAAACCGATTGGAAACTAATTGTTAAATCGTTGAAAAATACAAATATTTTATATTATAATAAAAGAAAAAACCAAATAAAAGGTTGCTCAAGGGTGCCAAAAGCTTAAAAGGGAAAGCGGTGAAAACCCGCTGCAGCCCCCGCTACTGTATACGGCGACGAATCCGAACCCCACTGGGAAACCGGGAAGGGCGGAGGAGGTTGACCCGTGAGCCAGGATACCTGCCCTTGAGGAATGCCGGTCCTTCGGAGGGAAGGGAAGGCATGGGTAAGGATGCTGTACCCCTGCCGAAGGCAGGGGTTATTAATTTTTTAAAGGGGGATAAAATGACTATAAGTTTTTTTTATCCGGGAAGCGCTGGGGAAATTTTGCAGGGGAAAGTGCAGGGGAGGGACGTACTGGTTTCTTTTCCCGTAAATTTATATACCCGTGTTGAAATATTCGAAGGAAGATTTAGTGGCAGTGAGGTAGAAGAATACGCTAAATCTTTTATGTTTTTTAAAAACATTTTAAAAAGGTGGGGAGTAGATGGGGGAAATCTTTGCTTTAAAATAAATTCAAAAATACCTAAGGGGAAGGGGTTTGCGAGCAGTACGGCCGATTTATGCGCATTGTACCACTGCCTCGTAAGATATTTTAGAAGGAAATTTGATATAATGGAATTAGTTGAAGAAGCTTTGAGAATAGAGCCTACGGACAGCATCGTTTTTAACAGGGCAACCCTTTTTGATTATAAAAACGGGAAATATTATAAAATTTTGGGTGATTATATAAAATTTTTCATATATGTGTTTGAAGGTCAGGAGGAAGTGGATACGATAAAATTTAATTTATCGGTTAAAGAACCCTTAGCTGAAGTTGATGACCTGGTACCGGTATTGGTTCGGGGAATTGAGGATAAAGATATCCGAAAAATTTCTTTTGTTTCTACGGAGAGTATAAAAAGAAATCAAAGAAGGTTATATTACCCCGTTCTTCAGGAGGTAGAAAGTATGATGAAGAAAACGGGAGGTCTTGGGATTATTGGCGGGCACAGCGGTAATTTTCTCGGAATTATTTATGACAAAAAATTAGATCTTGATATAAAAATTGAAGGTTTTAAGAATTACTGGGTAAATACTTTATCAAGAATCTATTGATAAAATATTAAAAGGAGATGTTTGTATGCGCATAATGATTCAGGGAACTTCATCTTCCTGCGGCAAAAGCCTGGTTACAACTGCCCTGTGCCGGATTTTTGCCGAGGACGGTTACAGGGTATGTCCGTTTAAATCACAGAACATGGCATTAAACTCTTATGTTACCGATGAAGGGCTCGAAATGGGAAGGGCCCAGGCTCTACAGGCTTTAGCCTGTAGGATAAAGCCCAAGGTGTATATGAATCCAATTTTATTAAAACCTACTACCGACAGGAAAAGCCAGGTAATTATTATGGGAAAACCTTATAAAAACATGGATGCGGTGGAATATTTCAATTTTAAAAAAAGCCTTAAGGAAAAGATAAGGGAGATATATTCAGAGATAGAAAAACAATACGATATTGTGGTGATAGAAGGGGCGGGTAGTCCTGCGGAGATAAACCTTAAGGAAGACGATTTTGTAAACATGGGGATGGCAGAAATAGCAAACTCCAATGTGCTACTCGTGGGAGATATCGATAGGGGAGGAGTTTTTGCTTCAATATACGGAACATACATGCTGTTAGAAGAAAGGGAAAGAGAGAGGATTAAAGGAATAATAATAAATAAATTCCGGGGAGACAAGTCCTTATTAATGAGCGGTATTGAGATAATCGAGAATTTAATAGGTGTTCCGGTGATAGGTGTAATTCCGTATATCGATATAAGGCTGGAAGATGAGGATGGGATGGTCCAGATAAATAATATCTGTAAAAATAAAATAAAAATATCGGTTATAAGACTTCCGAGGATTTCCAATTCCTCCGATTTCAACCCCTTTCTATTTGATGAAGATGTATCGCTATTTTATACCGATGACCCTGAGGAAATTGACGATGCGGATATAGTGATAATACCCGGCAGTAAGAATACATTGGAGGATTTAAGGTGGCTGAAGAAAAAGGGACTTTTTAATAAACTTAAGGAATACAAAGGTATAATATTTGGAATATGCGGTGGCTATCAGATGATGGGTAAAATAGTAATTGACGAGGAGGGCTGGGAGACAAAAAAGGGTGATTTTGAAGAGGGATTAAATTTTTTTGACGGGATTACTTACATAAAAGGTGAAAAGGTATTGAGGAATGTAGAAGGTACCGCCCTTGGGAAAAGGGTAAGTGGCTACGAAATTCATATGGGCGAAACGGAAAACAACAAAAACCCGTTTGTAGAAATTCATAAAGAAGGGCAAATTGTCTACGATGGAGATATGAAGGATGAAAGATTTTATGGCACTTACCTTCACGGAATCTTCGATTCCGGTGAATTCAGGCAGGAAATATTAAATTTTGTGAGGAGGAAGAAAGGATTGGAGCTTAAAACATCCCGGGATTTTGATATAAAGAGGGAGGAAGAATTGGCAAAACTTTCTAAGGTATTCAGGGAAAACCTGGATATTGATTATATTTATAAAATAATGAAGGAAGATTAAAATGCTGGAGATAAAACTTCAATGGCTGGACATAATAATTGCCTGTATAATGGATATTATTTTTGGTGACCCCTATAATTTTCCCCATCCCGTTAAATTAATGGGGAAACTTATAAGTTTTGAGGAGGCTTTGGCGAGGAAATTTTTTAAAGAAAAGGGTTTAATTATTGCTGGTTTTTTTATAGTATTTTTGAATATTGTTCTTGCCTATGCTATCCCCTGGTTTATACTTAATCTTGCAAAATTTAATTACTTTCTTTTTCATGCAGTAAATATTTTTCTGATTTATACGACTGTCGCATCAAGGTGTTTAAAAGATGAAGCCATGAAAATTTATTATGCTTTAGAAAAATCCTTGGATGAAGCCCGTTATCGTCTTTCATTTATCGTCGGGAGGGACACAAAAAATCTCGATGAAAGAGAAATAATCCGGGCAACGGTGGAAACGGTTGCGGAAAATACTTCTGATGGTGTTATTGCCCCACTTTTTTATGCCGTATTCGGTACGCCCTTTGCCATTGTTTATAAAATGGTTAATACCATGGATTCTATGCTGGGGTATCTGAACGATAAATATAAATATATTGGGTTTTTCCCGGCAAAAACCGATGATGTGTTAAATTTCATACCCGCAAGGCTTACCGGATTTTTGATGATAATTTCTGGAGTTGTAAGTTATAATTTTAAAGAAGCATTCAGGATTATGATCAGAGACAGAAAAAATCACAAAAGCCCGAACTGTGCCTATCCCGAAGGAGCGGTGGCTGGACTTTTGGGCGTACAGCTGGGGGGAGATAATTTCTATTTCGGAGAGCTTGTGAAAAAACCGAAAATTGGGGATAAAAAAAGGGAACTTGAAATTGAAGATATAAAAAGAGCTGTAAGTATAATGTTTGCGGCGGAAGGGGTTTTCATTTTTGGTTTGATATTAAGTATTTTAATGTTTTGATTTTTAAAATTTCGGGTAGGGAGGAGAGGATTAATATCCACGGAGGGGATATATATTCTTATGATAGGGATTTAATAGATTTTTCAAGCAATATAAACCCGTTGGGGATTATGGAAGGGTTAGAAGAATATTTAAGCAAAAACTTGAAAAAACTTTCCCTTTATCCTGACATAAAATACAGGAGGCTTAAAAAAAATATAGCGGATTATTTAAATATTAATGAGGATGAAGTAATTATAGGTAATGGCGCCGTAGAAATAATAAATAATATGATATTGATGTTTAATAGAGTAGTGGTTTTTGTACCTTGTTTTAGTGAATATATTTTAAGAACGGTAGTTTTGGGAAAAAACATTTTAAAACTTTCTTTAGATGAAGAATTCAGGGTAAAAAGCTCTGTACTACCAAAAATATTAAAAAAAGGCGACCTGCTTATCCTTGGTAATCCCAATAACCCGACCGGGCTCAGGATTGAAAAACAAGAATTAATAAAAATCGCAAAAATAGTGGAAGATAAAGAAGCCTTTTTGCTTTTGGACGAAGCATTTTATGAATTCTGCGAAGAAGATTACGACAGCATTAAACTGTTTTATAACTCAAAAAATGTCTGTATAATAAGAGCTGCAACTAAATTTTTTGCACTTCCGGGGATAAGGCTTGGTTATGCTTTTGCAAATAAGGATTTTGTGAAGACCTATTTACAGTATGAGCTGCCGTGGAATGTAAATTCAATTGCTGAAGCAGCGGCTGATTATATTTTTAAAAATAGGGATTATATTATTAAAAGTAAAAATTACATAAAGCAGCAGCGGGAAATGATGTACAAACATTTAAGTAAAATAAAAGATGTAAAGGTTTTCAGAACCAACTGCAACTTTTTTTTATTGAAACTTTTAAAATATGATGAGGAATATGTATTTGAAAGGCTTTTAGAGAAGAACATCTTAATAAGAAAATGTTCCAATTTTGAAGGGCTTGATAAAAGCTATATCAGGGTAGCTGTTAAAAAGGAAGAAGAAAATACTAAGTTGATAGAGGGGTTAAAAAAATGTTTTGAATAAAACGGCTACTCCTTTGATACAGAAAAAGGGAGGATAACAATGAATAAAGAATTATGGCAAAAATGCGTTGACTTTCACGGCCACGAATGCCCTGGGCTTGCCATAGGAATAAGGGCAAGCGAGGCTGCAATAAAAAAATTAAATTTGACATTTTCAAAAGACGAAGAAGTTGTATGTATCACCGAAAACGATGCATGCGGAGTTGATGCTGTTCAGGTCATAACTGGATGTACTGTAGGGAAGGGGAACCTTATTTTTAGAAATACCGGGAAACAGGCTTTTACATTTTTTAGAAGGGATACAAAAGAAGGGATAAGGATTGTATTAAAACCTACGGATAAGGAAATGACCAGGGAAGAAAAAATGAAATACTTATTAAATGCGCCATTAGAAGATATTTTTGAGTTTAAAAAACCTCATTATGATATTCCGGGAAAAGCTAAAATATTCAGGTCAGTAAAATGCGAAAATTGCGGTGAAATGGCTGCGGAAAATAAAATAAGATTGATGGAAGGTAAAAAAGTGTGCATGGACTGTTACGAGGATTACTGCAGAGGGTGGAACTAATTTTATAATTGACGTTATCTATTATTTAGATAATAATTATAAACAAAAATAAAATTAAAAATAATCAGTAAAAGGAGGATACTATGAGTAAGGCCCTTTTGGTTATCGATATGCTTAACGATTTTATCGATGAAAGAGGGAAGTTGTTTGTAGGGAAAGCCGGTAAGGATATAATCCCTTTAATAAAAGAAAAAATTACGGAATTTAGAGAAAAAAATCTACCTATTGTCTTTATCTGCGACAATCATGAAAAAGAGGATAAAGAGTTTGAAATGTTTCCGCCGCACTGCATTAAGGACTCATGGGGAAGCAGTATAATAGAAGATTTTGAAGTAAGAGAAGAAGACAAAATAATTAAAAAACGCCGCTACAGTGCTTTTTATGGGACCGATTTGGACCTTTTTTTAAGAGAAAAAGGTATAAATGAGCTATTTCTCGCAGGTGTTTGTACAAATATCTGTGTTTTATACACCGCTAAGGATGCGAGGGAAAGAGGTTATAGTGTAAAAATATTCAAAGAAGGTGTAGCCTCTTTTAACGAAGAAGCTCATAAATTTGCTTTAAAGGAAGCCGGGAATACATTGGGCTGCGAAATAATTTAGGGGGATGACGACAGAACTTTAAAAATAGTACTTCCACTAACGGGTACAGGATTAAAAAAATAGGCTCTTTGAGCCTATTTTTTTATCATGTTTTCATTTCGTGTAAAGGGTTCGCTGAAAATCATGTGCCCTGCTAAAGTTTCTTCCTTTTTACCTTCTATTAAGAATTCTACTTTTTTTATTTCAGGCAGTTCTGTTAAAGAATTTACTATAGAAAATATTGTGAACGCTTCACCCGTGGAACCACCCCAGTGCTTTGTTTTTAATTCCTTTGAAAAGTTTACAACAGCGGTACCGTTTTCTACTTTTATAGATAGAAGCTTTGTTTCCGGAGGGATAGTTTTATAGTGGCCGGGTTGTTGCGGTCCTTTTATCAATTCTTCTACTATAATTTGTTCAAGAGGTTTATCTTTTACAACTTCTCTGTATTCTGGCACGAGATAATTTGCTCCGTCGTCGGAAAAATATAATGTAATAGTTGTTTTATTCATAATAATAGAATTGTTAATTGAAGCTAAATCATATCTTTTAAGCAATCCGTAAGGCATTCCACTTGGAGCTAATAATTCCTTGCCATCTACCAAAATATGAACCTTTTCAATTTCCGGGAATTCCGTGAGGGTATTTACTACAGAAATTATTGCAAAGCTTTCTGCCATTATGCCGGGGAATTGTGAAAATTCCTTTGAAAAATTTACCGTTGCTATTTTGTCTTTTATGTCTAAATCTAATATTTTAGTCTCTGCAGGAATATTATTTCTTAATTCAGGTTTGGAAGGCCCCTTAATTAGTTCTTCCAGGGCTTTTTTAGGGAGGGATTCACCTTTTTTAAGGTTAATTTCCCTTTCTTCGCCTATTATTTTATCGTTGCCCAAAGAGGCGTAGTAAAGGGTAACCTTCGCTTTTTCTTCAGCCTGTTTTGTTGAACAGGAGGCAAGTAGGGTTAAGCATAGAAATAGTAATGATAATACAAAAAAAATTTTTTTCATCTCATAACATCCTTTCGGGTATTTTAGAAATACCTTCTATAAATTATAATAGCAAATTTTCTACAAAAAGTCTAAAAATATCAAATTTGGGCTTTTTATTGCAGGGAAAAAATACCTTAATGTCGAATTATTTACATTTACGGAGGTGTTTTTTATGAAGTTTCATAAATTATTCTGCATTGCTTCACTCCATATTATACCATTATTGATTTTTTCTATTTTTTTGCTTTATTCCGGAATCGCTTTTAGCAAAATTATTGTTCCTTTAATATTTTCGGTTATTTTTATGGTAATTATCAATGCGGTATATTTTTCAAACTTATTAAAACCTCTGAAAAAACTCTCTACGATAATTCACGATTTTTCTTCTGGCAGCCTTGTGATTTTTGAGGAATTATCGAAAATAAAAGGGGAATTTGAATTTTTATTAAGACCCGTCACCGGTATTTTCGAACAAATCCTCGCGTTGATTGAAAATGTGGAACGCACATCGGAACAGATAGATTTTTTTGCTGAAAAGTTTACCGGTAGCGTAAGATATATCGGTTCTGCCGCAGAGCAAATAGCAAATTCCGTCAACGAAATTGCAGCCGGTGCTACCAAAGAAGCTGAATCTGCTCAGACGGTCACCCTTAACATGGGAGAATTAAGTTCCCTTTCCGATAACATCGCTGCTGAAACTACAAAGGGATCCGAGGGATTGGAAAAAATTGTAGTCAAGGCGAAAGAAGCAAAAGGCGTGCTTAACGAACTGATAGATGGTTTGCAGTTTTCATCGAAGACAAGCAGGGAATCTTCCAAGATGATGAAGCGGTTGGAAGAACTTACGGTTAAAATAAACGATTTTGTGGATGTTATTACCGAGATTGCCGGACAGACAAATCTCTTAGCATTAAATGCGGCTATTGAGGCGGCAAGGGCTGGAGAGCAGGGCAAGGGTTTTGCAGTAGTAGCCGGTGAAATCAGGAAGCTTGCAGAACAGTCGGGAAATGCAGCAAAGGAGATAAGGGAGCTTTCTTCAAAAATAAAAGAAGAATCAAAACTTACTGCCGAACAGGTGGAAAAAAGTGTGGAAACGGTCGAC
This genomic stretch from Thermovenabulum gondwanense harbors:
- a CDS encoding methyl-accepting chemotaxis protein, yielding MKFHKLFCIASLHIIPLLIFSIFLLYSGIAFSKIIVPLIFSVIFMVIINAVYFSNLLKPLKKLSTIIHDFSSGSLVIFEELSKIKGEFEFLLRPVTGIFEQILALIENVERTSEQIDFFAEKFTGSVRYIGSAAEQIANSVNEIAAGATKEAESAQTVTLNMGELSSLSDNIAAETTKGSEGLEKIVVKAKEAKGVLNELIDGLQFSSKTSRESSKMMKRLEELTVKINDFVDVITEIAGQTNLLALNAAIEAARAGEQGKGFAVVAGEIRKLAEQSGNAAKEIRELSSKIKEESKLTAEQVEKSVETVDQNILKGKDSQKAFDDIIAEINNLWEAMQRINDLTGKQAEKVKSVSNAVDELAAVAQETAAGVEEISASTEEQKSSIDVIIKDAERIFEMAEELKSTFEIFTKNFKFTDEHNKLIEATKDMVIELSKKDYVINFDIDRQRKEFKEVLKAKPFIANIFVSDREGSLAYNTYEEHISKNFAFRPWFREAMKGNVHVTNPYFDASTHKLCVAVSCPIKNEKGSIVGVIGADIYLF